From the genome of Candidatus Schekmanbacteria bacterium RIFCSPLOWO2_02_FULL_38_14, one region includes:
- a CDS encoding nucleotidyltransferase, with protein sequence MQSIKEINEVLRKHKEELYKKYKVKEIGIFGSFIRGEQRKRSDIDILVEFEEVPDLLKFIEIERYLTRILKKKVDLVRKEGIRPELKDIILEEVVYI encoded by the coding sequence ATGCAATCAATCAAAGAAATTAATGAAGTACTGAGAAAACATAAAGAAGAACTGTATAAAAAATACAAGGTAAAAGAGATAGGGATATTTGGTTCCTTCATCAGAGGTGAGCAGAGAAAGAGAAGCGATATAGATATTCTTGTTGAGTTTGAGGAAGTTCCAGACCTTCTCAAATTTATTGAAATTGAAAGATATCTCACAAGGATTTTGAAGAAGAAAGTGGATCTTGTAAGGAAAGAGGGAATAAGACCAGAATTGAAAGATATAATCTTAGAAGAGGTTGTTTATATATGA